The following are encoded together in the Bacteroidota bacterium genome:
- a CDS encoding GH3 auxin-responsive promoter family protein: protein MKIIGQILNRGKEISTALLLNKVKAGTSQKRTLKKLLTKAKNTAFGRHYNFSAILESKDVYKAFSQEVPLSDYSKMFPWWQREYNNEENITWPGKVEYFALSSGTSEGASKYIPVTADMLKAIKKGGIRQIVNIALTDLPKDYLAKHYLMIGGSTDLHFNGSVFSGDLSGITTQNVPFWMERFSKPSMEVRGTKNWQEKIDKITSDAKKWDVVMVAGVPAWIQLLFENIIKTYNLNNIHEIWPNLSVFVHGGVALSPYRKSFDALMGKPIMYFETYLASEGFVAFQHKLNSKGMKLIFRNEMFYEFIPFDSNNFNVHGELVEHPTVVPITEVEEGVEYAILLTTCAGAWRYMIGDVVKFVDVENCEIKITGRTKHFLSMCGEHLSVGNMNQALQIVSEKLNTNFIEFTVKGVPYENFFAHQWYIGVNGDNVNEDEVRKLLDDTLKSLNDDYATERLHALKNIMVTLIPNDTFLQWMERQGRTGSQNKFPRVLTDEKYKDWQAFLNECHGVKVG, encoded by the coding sequence ATGAAAATCATAGGTCAGATTTTAAATAGAGGTAAAGAAATTTCTACGGCTTTATTGCTAAATAAGGTGAAAGCGGGTACGTCTCAAAAAAGAACTTTAAAAAAGCTTTTGACAAAAGCCAAAAATACTGCATTTGGAAGGCACTATAATTTTAGTGCCATTCTTGAGAGCAAGGATGTTTACAAAGCATTTTCTCAGGAAGTACCACTTTCGGATTACTCCAAAATGTTTCCATGGTGGCAAAGAGAATATAATAATGAAGAAAACATTACCTGGCCCGGCAAAGTGGAATATTTTGCACTGAGTTCGGGAACTTCTGAAGGTGCAAGTAAATATATACCCGTTACAGCTGATATGTTAAAGGCTATCAAAAAAGGCGGTATTAGACAGATTGTAAATATTGCATTAACAGATTTGCCTAAAGATTACTTAGCTAAACATTATTTGATGATTGGCGGCAGCACTGATTTACACTTTAATGGAAGTGTGTTCTCCGGTGATTTGAGTGGGATTACAACTCAAAATGTTCCCTTCTGGATGGAACGTTTTTCCAAGCCCAGCATGGAGGTGAGAGGTACTAAAAATTGGCAAGAAAAGATAGATAAAATTACTTCGGATGCCAAAAAATGGGATGTAGTAATGGTAGCGGGTGTTCCAGCATGGATTCAACTACTTTTTGAGAATATTATCAAGACATATAACCTCAATAATATTCATGAAATTTGGCCTAATTTGTCTGTATTTGTTCATGGAGGGGTTGCTTTATCTCCTTATAGAAAAAGTTTCGATGCACTGATGGGCAAACCCATTATGTATTTTGAAACATATCTCGCTTCGGAAGGGTTTGTTGCTTTTCAGCACAAACTTAATTCAAAAGGTATGAAACTAATCTTTAGAAATGAAATGTTTTATGAGTTTATTCCTTTTGATAGCAATAACTTTAATGTGCATGGGGAGTTGGTAGAACATCCTACTGTTGTTCCCATTACTGAGGTAGAAGAAGGAGTCGAATATGCAATTTTGCTTACTACTTGTGCTGGGGCATGGCGTTATATGATTGGCGATGTGGTCAAATTTGTGGATGTAGAAAATTGTGAAATTAAAATTACAGGAAGAACTAAACATTTTTTGAGTATGTGTGGTGAGCACTTATCTGTCGGCAATATGAACCAAGCGCTTCAAATCGTATCAGAGAAATTGAACACAAATTTTATTGAGTTTACGGTCAAAGGAGTTCCTTACGAAAATTTCTTTGCTCATCAATGGTATATCGGTGTAAACGGTGATAATGTAAATGAAGATGAAGTTAGAAAATTACTTGACGACACTTTGAAATCGCTCAATGACGACTATGCAACCGAAAGGCTTCATGCTTTAAAAAATATTATGGTTACTTTAATACCTAATGACACTTTTCTTCAATGGATGGAGCGTCAAGGAAGAACAGGGTCGCAAAACAAATTTCCGAGAGTCCTGACCGATGAAAAATACAAGGATTGGCAAGCGTTTTTGAATGAGTGTCATGGAGTAAAAGTTGGTTAA
- the thiL gene encoding thiamine-phosphate kinase, whose protein sequence is MFENQEKSKIELLGEFGLIDHLTGIFHNTQPSTIKGVGDDAAVIDCGEKYMLVSNDILLEGVHFDFVYTPLKHLGYKAVSSNISDIAAMNGKATQIVVSIGLSSKITLEAIEEVYAGIHAACEHYEVDLVGGDTSSSSKGLFISITAIGFADKNKITYRKGAKKAELVCVSGDLGAAYTGYMLLEREKRLFMENPDVQPDMEGNDYILQRQLKPEARVDIISLLNKLNITPSSMIDVSDGISSELHHLSKHSELGFVIYEDKLPIDQATFDKARELGLDPTVCALNGGEDYELLFTLKQEDYDKIKNNADISIIGYATDLSEGICMISRNGNKHKLEAQGWQHV, encoded by the coding sequence ATGTTTGAAAATCAGGAAAAATCAAAAATAGAATTATTGGGCGAGTTCGGTTTAATAGACCACTTAACAGGAATTTTTCATAACACACAACCCTCTACCATCAAAGGAGTCGGAGATGATGCAGCCGTGATTGATTGCGGTGAAAAGTATATGCTTGTGAGCAATGATATTTTGTTAGAAGGCGTTCATTTTGATTTCGTTTATACACCATTGAAACACTTGGGCTACAAGGCTGTATCAAGCAATATTTCTGACATAGCTGCCATGAACGGCAAAGCCACTCAGATTGTGGTTTCCATTGGTTTGAGCAGCAAGATTACGCTCGAAGCCATTGAGGAAGTATATGCGGGAATCCATGCAGCTTGTGAACATTACGAAGTAGATTTAGTGGGTGGCGACACTTCATCCTCCAGCAAGGGCCTTTTTATTTCCATTACAGCCATTGGTTTTGCGGACAAAAACAAAATCACTTATCGCAAAGGGGCAAAAAAGGCAGAATTGGTTTGTGTTAGCGGAGACTTAGGAGCTGCCTATACCGGGTATATGTTATTAGAAAGGGAGAAGCGTCTTTTTATGGAAAACCCTGATGTACAACCGGACATGGAAGGCAATGATTATATCCTTCAAAGACAATTGAAACCGGAAGCAAGAGTTGACATTATTTCTCTTCTAAACAAGTTAAATATCACCCCTTCGTCAATGATTGACGTTTCAGATGGAATCAGTAGCGAACTGCATCATTTATCCAAACATTCTGAACTTGGCTTTGTGATTTATGAAGACAAACTGCCGATTGACCAAGCCACATTTGACAAAGCCAGAGAACTGGGTTTAGACCCCACTGTTTGCGCACTCAATGGAGGCGAGGATTATGAGTTGCTATTCACGCTGAAGCAGGAAGATTATGATAAAATAAAAAACAATGCGGATATTAGTATAATTGGTTATGCAACTGATTTGAGCGAAGGTATCTGTATGATTTCGCGCAATGGCAATAAACATAAATTAGAGGCGCAAGGCTGGCAACATGTTTAG
- a CDS encoding 16S rRNA (uracil(1498)-N(3))-methyltransferase has protein sequence MDNFFGDINAEGKLVLSKDEIAHCMRVMRKQVGDKIGVLNGKGCLWEAEVELNTNKTGEVKMLAETHATPTLNYKFHLAVAPTKSADRIEWLLEKAIETGIHRLTLIYTQRTERKHTNVERLEKIAVAAAKQSGQLLLPEINESKFLDFIQSCKAQAKFIAACPDLDGIQPLSALKVQKEICILVGPEGDFTPEEYQNAIQAGFQPISLGKQRFRTETAALMAVMAKFAYDN, from the coding sequence ATGGATAATTTTTTTGGGGATATTAATGCCGAAGGTAAGCTTGTATTAAGCAAAGATGAAATTGCACATTGTATGCGTGTAATGCGCAAGCAAGTAGGTGATAAGATAGGTGTGTTAAATGGCAAAGGATGTTTGTGGGAAGCAGAAGTTGAACTCAACACTAACAAAACCGGAGAAGTAAAAATGCTTGCTGAAACTCACGCAACACCCACACTCAATTATAAATTTCATTTGGCAGTTGCGCCCACCAAAAGCGCGGATAGAATTGAATGGTTGCTTGAAAAAGCCATTGAAACGGGCATTCACCGGCTTACACTTATCTATACACAACGCACAGAACGCAAGCATACCAATGTGGAAAGACTTGAAAAAATTGCGGTTGCTGCCGCAAAACAAAGCGGACAATTATTGTTACCTGAAATCAATGAAAGTAAGTTTTTGGATTTTATTCAATCCTGTAAAGCCCAAGCCAAATTCATAGCCGCTTGCCCTGACTTGGATGGGATACAACCCTTGTCTGCTTTGAAAGTACAAAAAGAGATATGTATCTTAGTGGGTCCTGAAGGTGATTTTACACCCGAAGAATATCAAAACGCAATTCAGGCGGGTTTTCAGCCCATTAGTTTAGGCAAACAACGTTTCAGAACTGAAACTGCAGCATTGATGGCTGTAATGGCAAAGTTTGCCTATGACAACTAA